From Onychostoma macrolepis isolate SWU-2019 chromosome 19, ASM1243209v1, whole genome shotgun sequence, a single genomic window includes:
- the snx13 gene encoding sorting nexin-13 isoform X4, whose translation MMNKLTWILKWTGNMQCDPTKALRNWKQASLSIWGWGGLGVVLFLITFGPFAIFYLAFYILCFIGGGFVVLLLFGKINSEKHLERCEHSYLPSTQPAILKVLEEMKSESKPIKIDRRLTGSSIIDEPLQQVIQFALRDYIQYWYYTLSDDETFLLEIRQTVQNALVEFSTRSKEVDWQPYFTTRLVDDFATHLRVFRKAQERLNEREDPKQRDAPDELLDSFFEAEVEMERKICRDVVCTSRKDEEGYLRDLCEVLLYLLLPPGDFHNKNMRYFLREVLARGVLLPLINQLSDPDYINQFIIWMIRDSSCNYEAFLNILKLTDKVAELEAVKDKVLEELQYLRSLDTGADDINFIKNQINSLLFVKKVCETRIQRLQSGKEVDALKLAANFGKLCVIPLEHILVHNIALQFFMDYMQPMGGQAILFFWLTVEGYRVTAQQQLEVLQSSQRDGKRQSSQTTKGLLRAAALGIYDQYLSEKASPRVEVDEGSVTRLAQKLNKEDPTPEIFDEIQKKVYDMMLRDERFYPSFKQHPLYVRMLAELDMLKEPSFRGSEDGDGESFNGSPTGSINLSLDDLSSGSVDESAQLHAFISDTGVCNDHGKTYALYTITVIRKNSDGSEDIWKTYRRYSDFHDFHMRITEQFESLGPILKLPGKKTFNNMDREFLEKRKKDLNAYLQLLLNPEMVKACPVLIPYVYDFLENKAYSKGKGDFARKMDTFVNPLRSSMRNVSNAVKSLPDSLAEGVSKVSADMGRMSEKLGQDIKQSIFKVPPLIAKSDIDPEHCRVSAQLDDNVDDNIPLRVMLLLMDEVFDLKERNQWLRRNIKNLLQQLIKATYGDTINRKIVDHVDYMTSPEQVSDYVKRFRDSYWPNGILAETPPRRDKSLRMRTRVAAKTTLLGIMPDELKHIIGAETTRKGILRVFDMFQHQPLNRRLACVFLEGFLETLFPQYKFPELFVKLHSRSPRVLRYSQKLRSLHKR comes from the exons gcCAGTCTGTCCATCTGGGGATGGGGGGGTCTAGGAGTCGTCCTCTTCCTCATCACATTTGGACCCTTTGCCATCTTTTATCTGGCCTTCTACATCCTCTGTTTCATTGGCGG GGGTTTTGTAGTGCTTCTTTTATTTGGAAAGATAAACTCAGAGAAACACCTGGAAAGGTGTGAACACTCCTACCTGCCATCAACACAGCCGGCCATACTGAAG GTTTTGGAGGAGATGAAATCAGAGTCCAAACCCATAAAGATCGATCGCCGTCTGACAGGATCCAGTATCATAGATGAGCCACTGCAGCAG GTCATCCAGTTCGCCTTGAGGGACTATATCCAGTATTGGTATTACACACTAAGTGATGATGAAACGTTCCTCTTGGAGATCCGTCAGACGGTCCAGAACGCACTCGTTGAGTTCTCCACCAG GTCTAAAGAGGTGGACTGGCAGCCGTATTTCACCACCAGACTAGTGGATGACTTTGCGACTCATCTGCGTGTTTTCAGGAAAGCTCAGGAGAGGCTGAACGAGAGAGAAGATCCAAAACAAC GTGACGCGCCGGACGAGTTGCTGGACTCGTTTTTTGAGGCGGAGGTGGAAATGGAGAGGAAGATTTGTAGAGATGTCGTTTGCACGTCACGCAAGGATGAAGAAG GTTACCTGCGGGATCTCTGTGAAGTGCTGCTGTACCTGTTACTACCTCCTGGAGATTTCCACAACAAGAATATGAGATACTTCCTCAGG GAAGTTTTGGCCAGAGGAGTTCTGCTGCCCTTAATTAACCAGCTGAGTGACCCTGATTACATCAACCAGTTCATCATCTGGATG ATTCGTGACTCCAGCTGTAACTACGAGGCCTTCTTGAACATCTTGAAGCTGACAGACAAAGTGGCCGAGCTGGAGGCCGTCAAAGACAAAGTCCTGGAGGAGCTTCAGTACCTCCGATCTCTGGACACGGGAGCAGACG ATATCAACTTCATAAAGAATCAAATCAATAGTTTGCTCTTTGTGAAGAAAGTCTGTGAAACACGGATACAACGGCTACAATCAGGGAAG GAAGTTGACGCATTGAAACTTGCAGCTAATTTTGGGAAGCTGTGTGTGATTCCGTTGGAACATATATTAGTGCACAACATCGCGCTGCAGTTCTTCATGG aCTACATGCAGCCCATGGGCGGTCAGGCGATCCTGTTCTTCTGGCTGACGGTGGAGGGCTATCGGGTCACGGCCCAGCAGCAGCTGGAGGTCTTACAGAGCAGCCAGAGAGACGGGAAGAGGCAGAGCAGCCAGACCACCAAAGGCCTGCTGAGAGCCGCCGCGCTCGGCATCTACGACCAGTACCTGTCCGAGAAG GCCTCTCCTAGGGTGGAGGTGGACGAAGGGTCTGTAACCAGACTGGCTCAGAAACTCAACAAAGAGGATCCCACACCTGAGATATTTGATGAAATCCAGAAAAAG GTGTATGATATGATGTTGCGGGATGAGAGGTTTTACCCGTCGTTTAAGCAGCACCCGCTGTACGTGCGGATGCTGGCCGAGCTGGACATGCTGAAAGAGCCCAGTTTCAGGGGGTCAGAGGACGGGGATGGAg AGTCGTTCAACGGGTCTCCAACAGGAAGCATTAATTTA TCATTAGATGATCTCAGCAGCGGGAGCGTGGATGAGTCTGCTCAGCTTCATGCCTTTATCTCTGATACGG GCGTGTGTAATGATCACGGGAAGACGTATGCTCTCTATACCATCACCGTCATACGCAAGAACTCGGACGGCAGCGAGGACATCTGGAAGACGTACCGCCGCTACAGCGATTTCCACGACTTCCACATGCGCATTACAGAGCAG TTTGAGAGCCTTGGTCCGATTCTCAAGCTTCCTGGCAAAAAGACCTTTAACAACATGGACAGGGAGTTTTTGGAGAAGAGGAAGAAGGACCTGAACGCTTATTTGCAG CTGCTGTTGAATCCTGAGATGGTGAAGGCCTGTCCCGTGCTGATCCCCTACGTCTATGACTTCCTGGAGAACAAAGCCTACAGCAAGGGCAAAGGAGACTTTGCACGCAAG ATGGACACGTTTGTGAATCCTCTCCGGAGCTCCATGCGGAATGTGTCCAATGCCGTGAAGTCACTGCCGGACAGCCTGGCCGAGGGAGTGTCCAAAGTCTCGGCGGACATGGGCCGCATGTCTGAGAAACTTGGCCAGGATATTAAACAGTCCATATTTAAG GTGCCTCCTTTAATCGCAAAGTCTGACATCGATCCCGAACACTGCCGCGTCTCGGCCCAGCTGGACGACAAT GTGGATGATAATATTCCACTGAGGGTGATGTTGCTGCTGATGGACGAGGTGTTTGATCTGAAGGAGAGAAATCAGTGGCTGCGCAGAAACATCAAAAACCTCCTACAGCAGCTCATCAAAGCCACGTATGGAGACACCATTAACAG GAAAATTGTGGATCACGTCGACTACATGACCTCGCCTGAGCAAGTGTCTGATTATGTGAAGAGATTCAG AGACTCTTACTGGCCAAACGGGATCCTCGCCGAGACGCCGCCCCGCAGAGACAAAAGCTTGCGCATGAGGACGCGAGTCGCCGCCAAGACCACACTCCTGGGCATCATGccag ATGAGTTGAAGCACATCATCGGGGCGGAAACCACACGCAAGGGCATCCTGCGCGTCTTTGACATGTTCCAGCACCAACCCC
- the snx13 gene encoding sorting nexin-13 isoform X6: MMNKLTWILKWTGNMQCDPTKALRNWKQASLSIWGWGGLGVVLFLITFGPFAIFYLAFYILCFIGGGFVVLLLFGKINSEKHLERCEHSYLPSTQPAILKVLEEMKSESKPIKIDRRLTGSSIIDEPLQQVIQFALRDYIQYWYYTLSDDETFLLEIRQTVQNALVEFSTRSKEVDWQPYFTTRLVDDFATHLRVFRKAQERLNEREDPKQRDAPDELLDSFFEAEVEMERKICRDVVCTSRKDEEGYLRDLCEVLLYLLLPPGDFHNKNMRYFLREVLARGVLLPLINQLSDPDYINQFIIWMIRDSSCNYEAFLNILKLTDKVAELEAVKDKVLEELQYLRSLDTGADDINFIKNQINSLLFVKKVCETRIQRLQSGKEVDALKLAANFGKLCVIPLEHILVHNIALQFFMDYMQPMGGQAILFFWLTVEGYRVTAQQQLEVLQSSQRDGKRQSSQTTKGLLRAAALGIYDQYLSEKASPRVEVDEGSVTRLAQKLNKEDPTPEIFDEIQKKVYDMMLRDERFYPSFKQHPLYVRMLAELDMLKEPSFRGSEDGDGESFNGSPTGSINLSLDDLSSGSVDESAQLHAFISDTADAFLNQLPVAGVCNDHGKTYALYTITVIRKNSDGSEDIWKTYRRYSDFHDFHMRITEQFESLGPILKLPGKKTFNNMDREFLEKRKKDLNAYLQLLLNPEMVKACPVLIPYVYDFLENKAYSKGKGDFARKVPPLIAKSDIDPEHCRVSAQLDDNVDDNIPLRVMLLLMDEVFDLKERNQWLRRNIKNLLQQLIKATYGDTINRKIVDHVDYMTSPEQVSDYVKRFRDSYWPNGILAETPPRRDKSLRMRTRVAAKTTLLGIMPDELKHIIGAETTRKGILRVFDMFQHQPLNRRLACVFLEGFLETLFPQYKFPELFVKLHSRSPRVLRYSQKLRSLHKR; this comes from the exons gcCAGTCTGTCCATCTGGGGATGGGGGGGTCTAGGAGTCGTCCTCTTCCTCATCACATTTGGACCCTTTGCCATCTTTTATCTGGCCTTCTACATCCTCTGTTTCATTGGCGG GGGTTTTGTAGTGCTTCTTTTATTTGGAAAGATAAACTCAGAGAAACACCTGGAAAGGTGTGAACACTCCTACCTGCCATCAACACAGCCGGCCATACTGAAG GTTTTGGAGGAGATGAAATCAGAGTCCAAACCCATAAAGATCGATCGCCGTCTGACAGGATCCAGTATCATAGATGAGCCACTGCAGCAG GTCATCCAGTTCGCCTTGAGGGACTATATCCAGTATTGGTATTACACACTAAGTGATGATGAAACGTTCCTCTTGGAGATCCGTCAGACGGTCCAGAACGCACTCGTTGAGTTCTCCACCAG GTCTAAAGAGGTGGACTGGCAGCCGTATTTCACCACCAGACTAGTGGATGACTTTGCGACTCATCTGCGTGTTTTCAGGAAAGCTCAGGAGAGGCTGAACGAGAGAGAAGATCCAAAACAAC GTGACGCGCCGGACGAGTTGCTGGACTCGTTTTTTGAGGCGGAGGTGGAAATGGAGAGGAAGATTTGTAGAGATGTCGTTTGCACGTCACGCAAGGATGAAGAAG GTTACCTGCGGGATCTCTGTGAAGTGCTGCTGTACCTGTTACTACCTCCTGGAGATTTCCACAACAAGAATATGAGATACTTCCTCAGG GAAGTTTTGGCCAGAGGAGTTCTGCTGCCCTTAATTAACCAGCTGAGTGACCCTGATTACATCAACCAGTTCATCATCTGGATG ATTCGTGACTCCAGCTGTAACTACGAGGCCTTCTTGAACATCTTGAAGCTGACAGACAAAGTGGCCGAGCTGGAGGCCGTCAAAGACAAAGTCCTGGAGGAGCTTCAGTACCTCCGATCTCTGGACACGGGAGCAGACG ATATCAACTTCATAAAGAATCAAATCAATAGTTTGCTCTTTGTGAAGAAAGTCTGTGAAACACGGATACAACGGCTACAATCAGGGAAG GAAGTTGACGCATTGAAACTTGCAGCTAATTTTGGGAAGCTGTGTGTGATTCCGTTGGAACATATATTAGTGCACAACATCGCGCTGCAGTTCTTCATGG aCTACATGCAGCCCATGGGCGGTCAGGCGATCCTGTTCTTCTGGCTGACGGTGGAGGGCTATCGGGTCACGGCCCAGCAGCAGCTGGAGGTCTTACAGAGCAGCCAGAGAGACGGGAAGAGGCAGAGCAGCCAGACCACCAAAGGCCTGCTGAGAGCCGCCGCGCTCGGCATCTACGACCAGTACCTGTCCGAGAAG GCCTCTCCTAGGGTGGAGGTGGACGAAGGGTCTGTAACCAGACTGGCTCAGAAACTCAACAAAGAGGATCCCACACCTGAGATATTTGATGAAATCCAGAAAAAG GTGTATGATATGATGTTGCGGGATGAGAGGTTTTACCCGTCGTTTAAGCAGCACCCGCTGTACGTGCGGATGCTGGCCGAGCTGGACATGCTGAAAGAGCCCAGTTTCAGGGGGTCAGAGGACGGGGATGGAg AGTCGTTCAACGGGTCTCCAACAGGAAGCATTAATTTA TCATTAGATGATCTCAGCAGCGGGAGCGTGGATGAGTCTGCTCAGCTTCATGCCTTTATCTCTGATACGG CTGATGCTTTTCTAAACCAACTTCCTGTGGCAGGCGTGTGTAATGATCACGGGAAGACGTATGCTCTCTATACCATCACCGTCATACGCAAGAACTCGGACGGCAGCGAGGACATCTGGAAGACGTACCGCCGCTACAGCGATTTCCACGACTTCCACATGCGCATTACAGAGCAG TTTGAGAGCCTTGGTCCGATTCTCAAGCTTCCTGGCAAAAAGACCTTTAACAACATGGACAGGGAGTTTTTGGAGAAGAGGAAGAAGGACCTGAACGCTTATTTGCAG CTGCTGTTGAATCCTGAGATGGTGAAGGCCTGTCCCGTGCTGATCCCCTACGTCTATGACTTCCTGGAGAACAAAGCCTACAGCAAGGGCAAAGGAGACTTTGCACGCAAG GTGCCTCCTTTAATCGCAAAGTCTGACATCGATCCCGAACACTGCCGCGTCTCGGCCCAGCTGGACGACAAT GTGGATGATAATATTCCACTGAGGGTGATGTTGCTGCTGATGGACGAGGTGTTTGATCTGAAGGAGAGAAATCAGTGGCTGCGCAGAAACATCAAAAACCTCCTACAGCAGCTCATCAAAGCCACGTATGGAGACACCATTAACAG GAAAATTGTGGATCACGTCGACTACATGACCTCGCCTGAGCAAGTGTCTGATTATGTGAAGAGATTCAG AGACTCTTACTGGCCAAACGGGATCCTCGCCGAGACGCCGCCCCGCAGAGACAAAAGCTTGCGCATGAGGACGCGAGTCGCCGCCAAGACCACACTCCTGGGCATCATGccag ATGAGTTGAAGCACATCATCGGGGCGGAAACCACACGCAAGGGCATCCTGCGCGTCTTTGACATGTTCCAGCACCAACCCC
- the snx13 gene encoding sorting nexin-13 isoform X1 → MMNKLTWILKWTGNMQCDPTKALRNWKQASLSIWGWGGLGVVLFLITFGPFAIFYLAFYILCFIGGGFVVLLLFGKINSEKHLERCEHSYLPSTQPAILKVLEEMKSESKPIKIDRRLTGSSIIDEPLQQVIQFALRDYIQYWYYTLSDDETFLLEIRQTVQNALVEFSTRSKEVDWQPYFTTRLVDDFATHLRVFRKAQERLNEREDPKQRDAPDELLDSFFEAEVEMERKICRDVVCTSRKDEEGYLRDLCEVLLYLLLPPGDFHNKNMRYFLREVLARGVLLPLINQLSDPDYINQFIIWMIRDSSCNYEAFLNILKLTDKVAELEAVKDKVLEELQYLRSLDTGADDINFIKNQINSLLFVKKVCETRIQRLQSGKEVDALKLAANFGKLCVIPLEHILVHNIALQFFMDYMQPMGGQAILFFWLTVEGYRVTAQQQLEVLQSSQRDGKRQSSQTTKGLLRAAALGIYDQYLSEKASPRVEVDEGSVTRLAQKLNKEDPTPEIFDEIQKKVYDMMLRDERFYPSFKQHPLYVRMLAELDMLKEPSFRGSEDGDGESFNGSPTGSINLSLDDLSSGSVDESAQLHAFISDTGVCNDHGKTYALYTITVIRKNSDGSEDIWKTYRRYSDFHDFHMRITEQFESLGPILKLPGKKTFNNMDREFLEKRKKDLNAYLQLLLNPEMVKACPVLIPYVYDFLENKAYSKGKGDFARKMDTFVNPLRSSMRNVSNAVKSLPDSLAEGVSKVSADMGRMSEKLGQDIKQSIFKVPPLIAKSDIDPEHCRVSAQLDDNVDDNIPLRVMLLLMDEVFDLKERNQWLRRNIKNLLQQLIKATYGDTINRCDRHARMRLHFCCLFKAELMFLLHCRKIVDHVDYMTSPEQVSDYVKRFRDSYWPNGILAETPPRRDKSLRMRTRVAAKTTLLGIMPDELKHIIGAETTRKGILRVFDMFQHQPLNRRLACVFLEGFLETLFPQYKFPELFVKLHSRSPRVLRYSQKLRSLHKR, encoded by the exons gcCAGTCTGTCCATCTGGGGATGGGGGGGTCTAGGAGTCGTCCTCTTCCTCATCACATTTGGACCCTTTGCCATCTTTTATCTGGCCTTCTACATCCTCTGTTTCATTGGCGG GGGTTTTGTAGTGCTTCTTTTATTTGGAAAGATAAACTCAGAGAAACACCTGGAAAGGTGTGAACACTCCTACCTGCCATCAACACAGCCGGCCATACTGAAG GTTTTGGAGGAGATGAAATCAGAGTCCAAACCCATAAAGATCGATCGCCGTCTGACAGGATCCAGTATCATAGATGAGCCACTGCAGCAG GTCATCCAGTTCGCCTTGAGGGACTATATCCAGTATTGGTATTACACACTAAGTGATGATGAAACGTTCCTCTTGGAGATCCGTCAGACGGTCCAGAACGCACTCGTTGAGTTCTCCACCAG GTCTAAAGAGGTGGACTGGCAGCCGTATTTCACCACCAGACTAGTGGATGACTTTGCGACTCATCTGCGTGTTTTCAGGAAAGCTCAGGAGAGGCTGAACGAGAGAGAAGATCCAAAACAAC GTGACGCGCCGGACGAGTTGCTGGACTCGTTTTTTGAGGCGGAGGTGGAAATGGAGAGGAAGATTTGTAGAGATGTCGTTTGCACGTCACGCAAGGATGAAGAAG GTTACCTGCGGGATCTCTGTGAAGTGCTGCTGTACCTGTTACTACCTCCTGGAGATTTCCACAACAAGAATATGAGATACTTCCTCAGG GAAGTTTTGGCCAGAGGAGTTCTGCTGCCCTTAATTAACCAGCTGAGTGACCCTGATTACATCAACCAGTTCATCATCTGGATG ATTCGTGACTCCAGCTGTAACTACGAGGCCTTCTTGAACATCTTGAAGCTGACAGACAAAGTGGCCGAGCTGGAGGCCGTCAAAGACAAAGTCCTGGAGGAGCTTCAGTACCTCCGATCTCTGGACACGGGAGCAGACG ATATCAACTTCATAAAGAATCAAATCAATAGTTTGCTCTTTGTGAAGAAAGTCTGTGAAACACGGATACAACGGCTACAATCAGGGAAG GAAGTTGACGCATTGAAACTTGCAGCTAATTTTGGGAAGCTGTGTGTGATTCCGTTGGAACATATATTAGTGCACAACATCGCGCTGCAGTTCTTCATGG aCTACATGCAGCCCATGGGCGGTCAGGCGATCCTGTTCTTCTGGCTGACGGTGGAGGGCTATCGGGTCACGGCCCAGCAGCAGCTGGAGGTCTTACAGAGCAGCCAGAGAGACGGGAAGAGGCAGAGCAGCCAGACCACCAAAGGCCTGCTGAGAGCCGCCGCGCTCGGCATCTACGACCAGTACCTGTCCGAGAAG GCCTCTCCTAGGGTGGAGGTGGACGAAGGGTCTGTAACCAGACTGGCTCAGAAACTCAACAAAGAGGATCCCACACCTGAGATATTTGATGAAATCCAGAAAAAG GTGTATGATATGATGTTGCGGGATGAGAGGTTTTACCCGTCGTTTAAGCAGCACCCGCTGTACGTGCGGATGCTGGCCGAGCTGGACATGCTGAAAGAGCCCAGTTTCAGGGGGTCAGAGGACGGGGATGGAg AGTCGTTCAACGGGTCTCCAACAGGAAGCATTAATTTA TCATTAGATGATCTCAGCAGCGGGAGCGTGGATGAGTCTGCTCAGCTTCATGCCTTTATCTCTGATACGG GCGTGTGTAATGATCACGGGAAGACGTATGCTCTCTATACCATCACCGTCATACGCAAGAACTCGGACGGCAGCGAGGACATCTGGAAGACGTACCGCCGCTACAGCGATTTCCACGACTTCCACATGCGCATTACAGAGCAG TTTGAGAGCCTTGGTCCGATTCTCAAGCTTCCTGGCAAAAAGACCTTTAACAACATGGACAGGGAGTTTTTGGAGAAGAGGAAGAAGGACCTGAACGCTTATTTGCAG CTGCTGTTGAATCCTGAGATGGTGAAGGCCTGTCCCGTGCTGATCCCCTACGTCTATGACTTCCTGGAGAACAAAGCCTACAGCAAGGGCAAAGGAGACTTTGCACGCAAG ATGGACACGTTTGTGAATCCTCTCCGGAGCTCCATGCGGAATGTGTCCAATGCCGTGAAGTCACTGCCGGACAGCCTGGCCGAGGGAGTGTCCAAAGTCTCGGCGGACATGGGCCGCATGTCTGAGAAACTTGGCCAGGATATTAAACAGTCCATATTTAAG GTGCCTCCTTTAATCGCAAAGTCTGACATCGATCCCGAACACTGCCGCGTCTCGGCCCAGCTGGACGACAAT GTGGATGATAATATTCCACTGAGGGTGATGTTGCTGCTGATGGACGAGGTGTTTGATCTGAAGGAGAGAAATCAGTGGCTGCGCAGAAACATCAAAAACCTCCTACAGCAGCTCATCAAAGCCACGTATGGAGACACCATTAACAGGTGCGACAGACACGCACGCATGCGGTTGCATTTCTGCTGTCTGTTCAAAGCTGAACTTATGTTTTTGCTTCATTGCAGGAAAATTGTGGATCACGTCGACTACATGACCTCGCCTGAGCAAGTGTCTGATTATGTGAAGAGATTCAG AGACTCTTACTGGCCAAACGGGATCCTCGCCGAGACGCCGCCCCGCAGAGACAAAAGCTTGCGCATGAGGACGCGAGTCGCCGCCAAGACCACACTCCTGGGCATCATGccag ATGAGTTGAAGCACATCATCGGGGCGGAAACCACACGCAAGGGCATCCTGCGCGTCTTTGACATGTTCCAGCACCAACCCC